The genomic DNA gtttttgttttctcttcagaccattgtaagtcccaagagaaacaaaaaattggGGGGACAAACTAagagtatcatggtattttctgaagtgcgCCTATGTACAACACTTTGCCAGACTGCTTTTGTCCATACCTTTGTTACCTCCAAACTTGATCACTACAATTCTCTTCTATATAATGTCTAAAAATACATCATGCAGAATTCTTTCTGAATGAATTAAGTTAAAGATTTTGCTCCTCACCTTCAAGGCCCTACATCAGCAGTCTCCTACCTATATTCAAGACCTAAGATCTCACTGCTTACTGTCCAGAACGCTTAGATTATCTTCTACACTTTGTCTCAATCAACTACCAGTGGCTTTAACAGATTATTTGTTGAATTTATGAGTTAGAATTTGGTAAGATGTTTCAATAGGACTGAAGCCCAGGTTCCACTGATTAGAACTTTAATACAAGGAAGTGATGATAGCTATCCACCCTTCATTCCAACGAAAAGTATGCTGATTCTCTGTTTTGGCAAAAATAAGTGATTGAATTTTCCCTTCATACAATTCATTGATAAGAAAGAATGGAAAGAGAACTTGAAAATGTACAAGAATTTTAATAAAAGCcaactatttacaaaatttacaTTAACTTTATTTTCATGCAGCATAGATTTATTCAATATGCACAAGTCAGACTAAAGAAAATGAGAGCATCTTCTTAATTCTTGAATATGTTGTGTAGACAGAGTTAGCTTAGTAACTAGAATGAAATAATGGTTAATAACAGATATCCTTCAGTGCATATTAAATATAAATGTACCCAGTACAGTGTGTACATTACAACATTACATTTTTTTATATAGAAAGTTATGGATCTAAATCACCAATTTCCTGGATACCTTCGCTCTCTGTGACAAGGGCACGCTCAAGAATGACTTGGCCTTCCTACAAGCACAATTAGGTGCAGATGTCATAATTTATAACAATAACATTACTATTTAACTGTTCCAGAAATgctaaatttctttaaaatttagGTTATGAATTCATAAAAAAGAGGgacaaaataatatatagaagTTTGACTCCAAACAACAAAAAGATAGAGTTGAGTAGACACCTCAACAGGAGAAAAAATTTCTGATTAAATGAAGGGGAAAAAGAAGTCTGCTttgagcctagaaggcccatcaggccagcgcttatctccgttttctgtagcatgaagcgactaaggAGTATTTccactccccctggatgggatgccagtccatcgcagggttacccccagcattagattcgccaGTACCCCTGGATGGAGAGAGGCATTgggagagtaaagtgtcttgcccaagaacacaacacaatgtccccgccAGGACACGAACCTGGACCACTCTAGGCCATTTTCACACCATTTTGTAGTCTAATGCAATATCTTTTATTTCCTCAAATAAATCTACACATGACCCTTCGATGGTTTGGCCATTTTGAGTGGAGCAAATCATGGACTGGAAGGGTCCGGTCCCTGCATGCGGACGGGTCCGCAACCCTGGAAAGGCTGCGAAAAAGCTGGTGGGAGGTCCTGAGAGAGGACCTCCGGTTATCTGGACTAACCCCAGAGGACACAAACAACTGTGTTTTATGGAGAAGGGAAACAGCCATGCAACGTCAGACCCGCGGTTCAGTGGATAGCTGACGTCATAAAGGATAGTGGGTGTGTGTGTATGATGACTCAAGCAGCTGTTACAAAATACATTTTGTGTTCTCGACCCCCTTGGCTGCTTAATAGCGTACCAGAGGATAATATTAAACTGCATGTTTCTGATGCAGATTAGGAACAAATCTATTGCTTTAACAATATTGGTGTTAGAAGCCATGTGTTCCTGAATCTACTGATTCCTTCCTTGACCAGAAAGGAGAGAATAAAAAGAATAGTGAGCTCAAATGATGGCGAATTGAAACGTTTTCAACAACTCTAAACTAATAAATCACAAGAAGTTGTGATTCATTCAAATTgcgtaagttttttttttgtgggtaTGTGCCTAAAATGAGGCAAAGATTCAAGTTAcagttaaataaaaaaatagaatGGGGCTCTTAAATTAATCTTACCTTGTATTGTTGACTCTCTTCTGTAGCATATTCCTGTCATGATACAATGACATAACAATCGTTCCAATTAAGTAAAGCGGTATACAAGACATCAGATAGCCATTGTTCAAGGCAATACAGCAGCTAGATGTGGCTATAATCATCTTGTAGACAACAAAGCCTACATGTGTATATTGTTTTGTTGGAAACACCCACAAATACTATTAAATGGTAGACTGCTTTAGGGTCTTGTGATCATCACTACCTTCATAATGTTGGTAAGTTGTATTTCTGCCTGAGTCGCTTACCATAATATTAATTTGAAGAATAGAGTATGATGGCTTCTATACCATAACCTTCCACAGGAGACAGATCTAAAAGTCgatttttgttgtaaaaaaacCCCTCTGCttctataacaaaaataatattgcttACACAGTTCAATTCGTGTCACTCAATCTAGTACACAGTCTTTATTTCAGATATCTGATAAAAACAGTGTATTTGCAAGTCTGTTTGGGTTGGTTCACCACTGTTAATCCCATAGAGATCCAGAGCATGCCATTGTAACTAATAGTATAcagtcagtataaaatgcagactgcgtATAAAACGCAGACTGAGGCCTAGATTGTTGATATATTTTCAAGTGACCTTAGGGACACGCAATGTTTTCTCTGCCACAAAAATTTCCTACTACCTGTAGCCTACTAGGTCTATTTCAAGTCAACAGTTGCTTTGCTCACACGTGCTCCAACCTTTCGCCATAGTTCAGCATGGCAGGATTTCTGCTAATACATCCAAGGTAAGACTGCAAGATGAGGCCTAAACTGTCGCATTGCTTTAAATTGTTTAGAAAATATGCGccgtctgcagtctgcattttatactgaccgattGTAAATACCTGTGCATACCTCTTGcttataatattaaattattgttGTTACGGTATCTACCATCAAGTTCAATTTTCTAATACTTACGTACATCCAACCTAACTTGGTATCACAATTCTTGCAAAAAACATCTCTGACCATGTGTCTTCCAGTTagctgcaattttttttacatattgAGGAAAATGAAAGGTTAGAATGATGATGTACATCAGTGTCACATGACAATAACATGCCAAAAAACAAACCTCTCGGACACAAAGGAGGCTGAATGTCTACATGTATATAGTGGAGAGATTAGCCAAGGTGAGCAGCGTTAAAGCAGAGGTGAAAGGGCATATTCACCTTCAACCATTAAGTCCTGATTTTAGCATCATGTGGGTTAAGCATTTTGGTTCCCAAGTCGGCTCTAACATGTTTTTTCTGAAGCTTTAATTAAGGGAGGTGGttcttaactacagaaagacaatggttgctaaggaagctttttagtcaagagtCCTAcaaaaaaggttgcatggatggttctttgaagtagcTTTTTAAATAGAAATCTAATCAGTCAGAAATTGCATGAGCAGCAAGTCCCAGTCCTCTTCCATGCGAGtcagtgaaaaacatgtaaaaactctcAAGAAAAGGCAGTTTTTTGACCGGATTGGAACTTCCTAGgtatcatttttcgtaaactgtagcatgaaatttctatttggacaaaaaataaaactggTCTTTTGAAAAGCCTTATGGCATAATTGTTTTGAGAAGTATACATATTTTAAATCCATGCCACAAATTTTGTGtcatactgttgcgttaaaaatttgtaaaaaacatagttaactcgaTGAGGTTTTAGGCATTTCTGTTTGGTcatgtgatttaccaaataaaaaattatgatCGTGAGTCAAACCAGACAAacaaaatgttaaatagaacacacttggcaaaaaaggataactgtatAGTTAAAGGGACTCGAGAAATGACTTTTTGAcggggtccatagcaacggttTAGAAGTTAAGAGCCACAGTGCCTTTGCACTGTAACAAAGTTAtgtttgattattattattattattattattattattattattattattattattaccactATCCACTATGACTTACCATCTCTCTGTCTTGAACCTCACTGTATGATAAGTTAACCCTAAAATAACAAAGTActttttacttattttatgtATTCCTGCAGTTACTGGTTGTTacaaaaaatatacatatatatcaAAAGGTGCCATAGCAACCACAAATTCTTATAATACtgcaatttttcaaatttattggtCATCTATTTAAATCGCTTGATGAGTGTGGTCAATTTTTGACAACACAAAACAGAGCAGCAGCAATAAAATGATGCATTGTAATTACTCCTGAAGCCCTGAAGTAATTTAATTACATACATTATGTGTATGTATGTGTTTGTATCAATAGTGTATAAAATACTTACACTTTCTTAAACAGAAATGCTCTCCCAGTTGCTCCATTAAATCTCTAAACAATGCAAGGATATAATTGAGATGTTCTAGTACTATACAAAGCAGTGTAAAATTTACAATtgatttttataaaataataggATAGTAcatgcactctcattggtcaatagctgtgttgaGATGAGAGTACGGAAACACGCCTGTGAGatcacatgaattttgattggttatgtagtgagacgcatgttttgattggctggtaggaaatatgagcttgcattaagaaaatctgtttcaatcaagaagtaaaaaactaGCATTATCATTCATTTGCcaaattatctttgaggaatattttataaaagcaatagaggacttttttccatgtttccatgGTCTCATTTAAGCACTcgggggaagttgggagaactctcgacagttatgcaaaccctcgactgcgtctcggctGGTTTGCgtaactgtctcaaattctcccaactccccctcgtgtttagatgaggctgtggaaacacggaaaacgtcctctattgcgtAAATGGTATAGTGAAGATATCGTTGAGGTCAcccattgtcattaatgtgccaaccagagccccattggctgtcaaaacaaaagGTCTTTCGTTCCTGTggttcaacctgctcaaacaaataaataacaaacaaacagatatcttccctattttTCTTAATAGAACAGCTGCATATTCGCTAGTCTGTTTAGCAGTCAACAATGATATGCAAATCGCCGCCAAAATACTGGATACATCAAGAAATAAGCTAAGTATGTAACCTTTAAATGCAGTTGTTTTCCACAGCACGTTCTCGTTAAGTTTAAATTCAACAAATACATTTTAATTACGCCTTATTTGCTATGAAAGATATCAAGGATCGTAGTAAAAAAATTgacgagaaaacaaaaattatatttctgATGGACTCTAATTGACATAACACAACGGAAGATCACATCACATCAAGACAACTTCAGTGTTTATTCTCTCAAAACTTCTGTtacctaaaaaaacaaaaaggcttCGCGTTTGTAAACCCAGAAGTCTCATTTATCCAATACAGACTAGACAACTCACACTAGATACATACCATTGAGCTCAACAAAGAGCGATTCGTCAACGCAGTGTCGCATTGAGCACAGGAATAAAGCCTTGTTCCTCCAGGATGATCAAGAAAGATTCGACCCATACTTTCAGACGCTTTTTCGAATTGAGGATATTCAAACAGCATTGAAGAGAACATTTGCGCCAATTCCACAATTTTTCGCAGCGCTCATCTTTGTTTTGATATCTTACGTCACGTGACAAGTAGGCattgacata from Montipora capricornis isolate CH-2021 chromosome 2, ASM3666992v2, whole genome shotgun sequence includes the following:
- the LOC138030657 gene encoding protein yippee-like 5 isoform X2 codes for the protein MFSSMLFEYPQFEKASESMGRIFLDHPGGTRLYSCAQCDTALTNRSLLSSMRFNGATGRAFLFKKVVNLSYSEVQDREMLTGRHMVRDVFCKNCDTKLGWMYEYATEESQQYKEGQVILERALVTESEVIQLSQEFGVTIGGPLN
- the LOC138030657 gene encoding protein yippee-like 5 isoform X4, whose protein sequence is MFSSMLFEYPQFEKASESMGRIFLDHPGGTRLYSCAQCDTALTNRSLLSSMRFNGATGRAFLFKKVVNLSYSEVQDREMLTGRHMVRDVFCKNCDTKLGWMNMLQKRVNNTRKAKSFLSVPLSQRAK
- the LOC138030657 gene encoding protein yippee-like B0546.4 isoform X1, which translates into the protein MFSSMLFEYPQFEKASESMGRIFLDHPGGTRLYSCAQCDTALTNRSLLSSMRFNGATGRAFLFKKVVNLSYSEVQDREMLTGRHMVRDVFCKNCDTKLGWMNMLQKRVNNTRKAKSFLSVPLSQRAKVCLHYYFAEKTYFSMLLTIIASFPIGPFRTALKGQLFFLVSVFSSLLFFAFLC
- the LOC138030657 gene encoding protein yippee-like 5 isoform X3, whose amino-acid sequence is MFSSMLFEYPQFEKASESMGRIFLDHPGGTRLYSCAQCDTALTNRSLLSSMRFNGATGRAFLFKKVVNLSYSEVQDREMLTGRHMVRDVFCKNCDTKLGWMYEYATEESQQYKEGQVILERALVTESEGVFALLFC